The DNA region TATTATCGCTTTATTTCTCTCTAGCTACTTGTATGCGAAGAAACCTTTGTGATTCATCACTCTCTCCTTTTCACGACCTTTCTCTATCGATTTCCACAGTAAACACAATTTGCACTTGCTAACtttcaaactttttctttttaaaaaaaaaaaaaaataataataataatattgcgTGGTATAAATAAGACGAAGAACTTGTCCTTCACACAGACCTTGTCTCCAGGCTATGCTTTTgtgtttctatcttttttttttttcgtttttctattCAGAATAATAGTATTGGGTTTGAAAGAGTTGTacagaaaattgaaaatttagttgACTAACTTTATAGCTGTCAAGGGGTCAAGCTAGTAGTACTTGGCAATTGATCAGATGGACGATACGATATCTATATAGATAAACAGAAAATTCAGAGAAAGGGCTTTATCTTtgttaaaagagaaaacaaaaaagagccTTATCCAATATGTGaaagataataataagaagattaGATATAAGATTAATTGGACCGAACAAGAGAGATTattaagaaaactatatatCAAGGTAGAAATAGTGAAGGATGaggaaaattaaatgaaatagtttgtattttagtaaataaaatagaaagagagaaagatatagAGCAGAAAAAGAGGAGGAACCCACTAGAATCACTGACTCCTACTCcacaatctctctctatctttgtaACCGCCTGTTTGTGCTTATTGGTTCTTTCTCATCAAATCTCTTTTTGGGCTTATTCACGtactcatttttttaaaaaataatctagCTAGCTAGTATCATCTTTTATACTAGTATTCATTTTAACGTAGATGCGTATCTACTTGTTTGTATATGTAAAAAGAGAATGATAAAGTTTTCTAAAACCCACTTTATCATCCTAGCTAGCAGCATGGATCATGAAGTTAATTTGTTTAagttgtttatgtgttgttctAAAACCAAATGAAACAAGATACACGAAAGATAtcgaataataatataaagaatCTTTGAATGGGCATGATAAATACATCCTACTTTGTATATTTTGGCAAAGAATATGATATCTAATTAAAGTCTAGTAGACATATATACTCTGGTTTTAATGATTAAATGAATACTAGCTACTCCCTCCAGCTATAGATTAtctatgttattttattattgatcaAATGATTTTGTTATTGGGTTAGAGTACACAATGAGCGatcaaataaatgtttttttaataaatatgtttggttataataaatatattattaaatgtaCATAAACAGAAATTAAAGACAATGTGATAATGTGTGATAAGGAATGTTTgttgtgtgtatgtatatattagaaTAGCAGAATCGAGTGAGTTTCTATTTTCTGAACCACAGCTCTTTTGTTAAATGACCTTTGGGATATATATAGAGCGGGGGATAAGAGTAGTATGATTAGAATACGTctacgtacatatatatatatatatatatatatatcattatacatttatacatacatacataaaataACGGGATATTTTTACTTGCATCTTCAGTCTATAATCTTCTAAATTTTGAAAGCAGAGTATAAGAGATCAGTTTCTGAAATGTTCTTTATTCTTTAATTGAAAACATATAGCTCTATATATGGCTTTAAGTTTCAAATTTGAGATTTGGATGCAATAGAACTAGAACAACTTTCTCTAGTCGGTTAACCTACCATGCTTAAGCTgaataattaactaatttgcTTCTACCAGTTCAACCAAAATACTTTTAGAATAATGACAATTATGTAGACCAATAGGATAAAAACTAAACGGCCTTCTTGCATTAGTCGTAAATAAAGTATAGGAAACAGcattaataaaatgtcaataattataaaacatcTCGATCAAAGTGTTATTTAATATGATTAGTTTGGTGTTATCCTAAAATTTTGTTGATGGGTCAACATCCCCTCCCTGTCACCACCTAAATCCTAATGCCACATTTCAGATTCCTTTCCTTTATTAGAAATTGCTATATGTCTCTTTTGATTCGTATAGCTGTTTTAGTCAATGACCTCTCTTGCAAATCTACATTTGTCATCCGCTTTATTCTTCAGTAGTTTGTGTCATGATAAATCCCTTAAATTGAGAATTCTTTTTCTGACGGCTCTTTAACTGATTTATCTGAAGAATTAAAACTCACAGTTAAAGTCTCTTTAAAATTCAATACAATGTCTATCAAAATTCAGCCCAATACCATTATCTTATACGGATTATGCATATTAGCATTCTTAATGCATAAAATTCAGCCCGACATACCGATCTGACCTTAATGCATAATCTATTCCGCACATTGCGAAGATGATTATCTCTAGTCAATTTACCCAAAAAATAGTATTGGTCAGTTTTGGTCGTAGACTCGTAGCATGACCTAAAAATCTATATTAGAAACTTCTAGGCCCAGTTTTATTAGAAATCCAGTTTGGGTATTTGTCAAATTTCCTATATTAGTTgactttttgattttgtaacaaTTTAACGTGTAATGGGCCACATCTTGTTAATTAGGCCCATACAATTTTGGGTTGTTCGATGGCAGCCGAGAGCTTTATTGTGATgtaaaaaaacctaattttactACGATAAAAATAGATAGAGATGCATCATATAAAACACGAAAATATAAAGTAGGGAGAGTAAAACCCACtctaatactattttttttttttaaacgagaGAGAGACCATAGAAAAGACTTAGAAATCAAATAAACGAACGAAGTGAGTGATTCCCACGTTGCACCTTCCTCCTAACCCTTTTCTTCATCGtcactcaatctctctctctctctctctgcaacgTTCTTTGTAACGTGTAACTTGCCAACTTTTTatatctctttatatataaaatcttttttatcaATTCAAGTTCGTTGCCGGCCATTACCATTCCCTAATTTAACCATTATCtgtctcttccttttgttttttcttaaccaCATTGCCAAAATTTTGTAACCTTCTCTCCCGGAGGCGGCAAGAGCGAGAAGGACTCTGTTTAGCGCGTGAGGAAGGGATATAGAGAGAGTGATAAAGCGCGGTAAGACCGAACTTTGGCGGTTCCGCGGCTCTACGTCGTCGGTAGGTCGAGTCGTCCTGGAGCTCGCCCGTTGTTTCTCGACGGCAGAGGTGGAAGAAAGCGACCAAAGAGCCATGGACATTGGCGGTCCAACCAATGTCCGTCACGTGGCTCACGTTACCTTTGATCGCTTCAATGGTTTCCTCGGTCTTCCCTCTGAGTTCGAGCCTGATGTCCCCAGAAAAGCTCCTAGTGCAAGGTTTGGcacttctttcctttttttcatgTAATCTCAGTGAACCAAATTGGCCTTTCTGGTTTGAGGAGTTTTATTTGTTAGAACTTAGAATAATCTTTAACTCATTGCTAATTGATTTTTGAGTTGCAAGTTAATTTGTGATTTAGGTTTCATATTCATGTTATTTGTGCTGGCAGTGCAACAGTGTTTGGGGTATCCACGGAGTCAATGCAGTTATCGTATGATTCGAGAGGGAACTGTGTTCCTGTGATACTGTTGCTATTACAGAGCAGGCTATATGATCAAGGAGGCTTACAGGTAGAAGGAATATTCAGAATCACAGGAGATAACAGCGAGGAAGAGTATGTAAGAGAGCAGCTTAATAAAGGGCTCATACCAGATGGCAtcgatgttcattgtttagccGGACTCAttaaggttcttcttctttaccttaATTGTGTATGTGTTCAGGTGTTAATGGCCCCTGTATTTGAtgatgtatgtgtgtgtgtttgttcaGGCTTGGTTCAGAGAGCTGCCGAGAGGGGTACTTGATCCTCTGCCATCGGAGCAAGTGATGCAGTGTGAGTCAGAAGAGGACTTTGTCAAGGTTGTGAGACTCTTACCTCAGAATGAAGCTTCTCTTCTCAATTGGGCCATCAATCTCATGGCTGATGTTGTTCAGTTTGAGCATGTTAACAAGATGAATTCTCGTAACCTTGCTTTAGTCTTTGCACCCAACATGTCtcaggtaagttttttttttatttggcacTTAACTAGCATTTGAATGCAACTTTGGAGGTTCCCTTGTTGAGATTCTTGCAATGGTTTTTGCCATGGAGTTGAAGTAGTATTTTTACATCTTGTAAATGTGACGGCTCTGTTTTGGCTTTGTGTGTAGATGGCAGACCCTTTAACTGCATTGATGTATGCGGTACAAGTGATGAAGCTTCTCAAGAGCCTCACAGAGAAAACTGCCAGAGAAAGGGAAACCTCGTCTTCTGCGGTTGAGAGAAGAGGCAACAATGAAGTGGAAGTTAGCGACAAGGAAGAggacagtgaagaagaagaagaagatggtgtgCACATAAATAACGAGGAAGAAGCGCCAGAGAGAATAGGTGTGGCTGCTGATGAACACTTGTTTGGAAGCATGAAGAGTGAGTTTCAGGGATCTAGTACTTCGGATTCAAAGGATCATGATGGAGCTGTGCCGCCACCCATTCGCACGAACCCTATAGGAAGCTAGTGAAATCTGATGTTTCTTTTAATAgctgttttgtgtgtttggatgCTTTATTGTATTGCATATGTAACTTCTAAGAAATGTAGTTTGCTGTTGAATGTTGATATGATATGAGATTAACTTGATGGGATAAACACCAAAATTGTATCTGCCTTTCTATTTCTTGTAAGAAACATGAAAGATTCAACAACTAATACCAAAAGATACTAATACAGAGATGAGTTGTGACGAAAAGAAGAGGATCCCCTTAGCTCTCGGGAGTTATTCCAGCTTGACAGAACGGTAGATGTGGCGAATAAACATCCAAGAAGCCAAGAAACTTATGGTTCCTAGAACCAAGAAGAGAGCGTAACATAACAGAGCAGTATATCCCAAGTAGAAGCTTAGCTGCAGAAACCCGGTCATGTCAGACCTGAGATAGAAAATTACTCCATACCCATACATGAAGATTGCTGTGAATCCTCCGCACAGTATTGATCTGCAAACAATTATCATAGAATTGTTTAACCATTGCAAGTTGGATAATGATTCTGAAAGGAAAGTATACTATGACATGTTGAGTAAGATACTCAATGTAATGTGTATCTGTGATGGCTTCTCATGTACCTAAGTCTTAAATCAAATTCACATGTTTGGATGGAAAAGGACGCAGTAAAGTAAAAGAATACATACCTCCACCACCATTCATAATCTTCACCGGATAGCTGAATGTAAGTCAAGATAATACCGACACTCGCACTCAAGAAGATGAGCACAACGAATGTGAAAAACATCATTCCAGGTGAGGTATATATTTTGAACCCCCACAAGCTTGCATAGAGTTGGTGCCACTCAAGAACTACTGCACTGAAAGGTACAAAGCCTCCAAGAAACACCTGGTACAGCTTTCTACGATACCAATTTTGAAGTGGAATTTCTCGGGGGTTTCTTTTAACAGCAGTTGGAGGTTGAAACTCTAATAATCCGAAACGGTTACCTAAAACTCCTCCCAACGTGAGAAATGGGATATTCAAAAAAGTGTAAATGAGTATGATGATGACTATTGTGCCAAACGGGAGTGCAGCTGTTGCCCCATACGTAATTGCCACAGTGTTGAGAACCGAAACTACTATGAAGAAAGGAACTGGAAAGAGAGTCCCAGCAAGACGAACCCTCCTTTTCTGAAAATGACAATAATGCTCGAATGTTTAAGGTACGAACCATGAACGTTTCTGGAACAGCAAAAGTAGAAGGCATCTGAAAAACTCAATCACCTGTTTGTTTCCCTCGAAGTGATTATGGAAAGAAGCAGCTGTGTAACCAGCCACTATTGATGTTAGAATGTAAATGATGACGAGAGAAGTCAACAGCATTCCACGACTGTAGGGGTATAGAAAACCGGTGAAGGCCAAAGCAAATAGAGCAATAATCCTGAAGACGAAAAACAAGTCAGAGACATGGAAGACAACCTATTTTAAATGTCATTGAACACCATTCATCTTGATACAGGACGTAAGTATTCCCAATAAATGGAAACATAATGTATTTTCATGTAAGATTGACTTGAACTAATTGTCAATAACTaagcaaatatataatatgtatctcAAATGCACTAACAAATCCCATGGCAATTTTctctaaaaaattatagtttgcCACTGAAATCGAAAGTGATAAGTATTACGCTTTTAAGGCATACAAATGGAATGACGATAATGGAATTCTAGATAGTAGAAGCTTACAAGATTAGCAACTGAGTACCAGTTCCTAGGAACGCACAGAGTAAGGAGATATTCCGAGGACATCGAAATACATCACTATGTACAAGTTTCCAACccacttcctttttttcttcttcatctccaatcGAGCAACTGAAATTCATAAAAGAGAAATTATCtcaaaaagataattttttaatcATCACATATGCCAAACTACACAAAACAAGAATAGTCTCCTAAGAAAAAATTGTCACCTTCTTAGTTCATTTTTGAGATGACGCACGAAGAGCAAAAAAAGAAGTCCaactaacaaaacaacaacagtTATAGAGTTAAGAAATGAGAATAAGTGAATCTTCTGGGTGATCGGATGAAGCGACGCCTGGGAGTACTTATTCATTCTTGTTGCAGACCGTTCTGAAGTCAAATTCCAAGTAACCGAGTATGTAAACTGAACATCAATCTCAGTGTTCTCCGATATATCAACCAGATAACTCGGATCACTAAAACTGGTGATTTCAACAACTTCGTCTGCATTATACAGAACATCAAACTTCAAGTGATTGAAAATATAATACTTAGTAAGCTTCTCCTTTTGACCAAGATAATCTCCCTCTGATTTACCAACAAAACCCCACAAGGGGAGATCGTCGTAGTACATTTGAAAGTAGTAATCTTGAGCAATAGCATCTCTGAACATGGAAATATCACTAGACTTTAGTCTCTTGCGGCACAGTGTGACATGAGTTTTGTCCTCCCCAAATTTCAGCTCATATAGTGAGCTCATTAACCGGTCACCGTTAAGAACTTCCCCAAGagtttcttgtttctcaatcacaggctctagaaaatataaaacaatcctCAATCAAGCACTAGAACTTGGGACACATACACATTTCAAACTATACATATAGGGAATTTCATATATCAGAAAAACCTGATCATTGAGTTTGTCTTGAGAAACCTAACCTGGACGGCAGAACGGCAAATCATAATACTGATAGGTCtcactgcaaaaaaaaaaaaagaaaaaaaaagaagcaatctTTAAAGTGGGTCTAAGAAAATGAGCTACCTTTGAGTTCCCCttttaacaacaaaacattaTCTTTATCAAAGATCTCCTCCTCTCAGATTACTAAACTCATCAACCATAAGCTAATAAAAGCAAAATGCAGAAAGAGTTACCCAAAGAAAAGATTTGAGAATAACCTTGGATTGTGAAGAGGACCGACTTTGTTGACGAACAAAGGGACATGATCGCCGGCATTGTAACGGGTCGACGAGCTTGATCCGATCCAAAAAGTCAATGTGAGTAGGACAGTAAGCAGAAACTGCGCCATGTATTGATTGATTGGGCACTCTGCTGCtgtttttccaaaaagaaacaaatttaaatttgtgcaagaggaagaggaggagctCTAGAAAAAgccatcttcttcaatctatCTATCAATCagctaaagaagaaggaagaaaaaaacatacagaACAACAACACATAGAGAGTCGAGACGACGTCGTAGAAGCTCAAAGTCAAACCTTAGTGATTATGACTGACTTAGCCGAATCGAGTGGCTTTGACTAGACCATCATCACCAAAGTCCCCAAGACGGTGAACAAGAACAACTGAACATGTTTAAGTCGATAAAGTTATCTTTGGTTTAcgagtaaaaaattaaaaaatacttaaGTGAGTTTTGGGTCTGAAGTTTGCAGTTTGGGCTTTATGATGGTTGCAGCTAAAGGCCCAAATCGATTTaggtttaattttagttttatcacTATCCTCTCCTACTATAAAGTCTTCGCCTTTCGAcaaaatttagggtttcttctgtcTCTTCACTCAGGTTTGTGCCTCAACCGACTGCTTCACTTCTACCTTCATTCTTGTTTCTCGAGCTTCTCTGCTACAGATTTTAattcgagttttttttgttcctttcaatatttttttttgtttctcttcgaGGATCAGATCGTAGCTAAATTGAGACGAGCTCAAAATGAGGTACATGATGAAGCATCTCTTACATTCACAATTCTCGGATTTTAAACTCGCTTTGTCTCTCGTATGCGATTTGGTTTAGCTCTAGTTTACCAATCAAATTGATCTAATGATAAGACGTATCTGTATTTATCAATCGTTACGCTTAATTGATAGGGTTAGTATGTGAATTGCTCAGTGATTACGCCAAAGTTAGTTGCCTAAATGGTCTTTTAATCTTCTTGACttgatgattttattacatCTTCATAGATTGTTTACTTGGGTTTAGTAAGATAAGATGATTCTGTATGGGACTGTTTATAATGGGacaaatttagggtttcttctgtTTGCTTAAACACTGTTTTGTGGGCAAATGCAGTAAGCTTCAGAGTGAGGCCGTAAGAGAAGCCATCACAATTATGACAGGGAAGTCGGGTGAAAAGAAACGTAACTTTGTGGAGACTGTTGAGCTCCAGATCGGTCTTAAGAACTATGACCCTCAAAAGGACAAGCGTTTCAGTGGATCTGTCAAGTTACCACACATTCCCCGTCCTAAAATGAAGATCTGCATGCTTGGAGATGCCCAGCATGTCGAGGAGGTGACCTATCTTATCATTTCTTCAAAAGgataatatgataaaaaaaatttgtctttttGGCAAGGAGTCTTtttatgctctgtttcttgtataattgtatttctGATCATTTCACTTGGCGGCTCTAATAGTTTGGTAATCTTTGGATAATGTAATCTTTGCTTATATCATTTTGTATACTTTCGCAGGCTGAGAAATTGGGGCTGGAGAATATGGATGTTGAGTCTCTCAAAAAGcttaacaaaaacaagaagct from Camelina sativa cultivar DH55 chromosome 3, Cs, whole genome shotgun sequence includes:
- the LOC104766528 gene encoding transmembrane 9 superfamily member 5-like isoform X1 produces the protein MAQFLLTVLLTLTFWIGSSSSTRYNAGDHVPLFVNKVGPLHNPSETYQYYDLPFCRPEPVIEKQETLGEVLNGDRLMSSLYELKFGEDKTHVTLCRKRLKSSDISMFRDAIAQDYYFQMYYDDLPLWGFVGKSEGDYLGQKEKLTKYYIFNHLKFDVLYNADEVVEITSFSDPSYLVDISENTEIDVQFTYSVTWNLTSERSATRMNKYSQASLHPITQKIHLFSFLNSITVVVLLVGLLFLLFVRHLKNELRSCSIGDEEEKKEVGWKLVHSDVFRCPRNISLLCAFLGTGTQLLILIIALFALAFTGFLYPYSRGMLLTSLVIIYILTSIVAGYTAASFHNHFEGNKQKRRVRLAGTLFPVPFFIVVSVLNTVAITYGATAALPFGTIVIIILIYTFLNIPFLTLGGVLGNRFGLLEFQPPTAVKRNPREIPLQNWYRRKLYQVFLGGFVPFSAVVLEWHQLYASLWGFKIYTSPGMMFFTFVVLIFLSASVGIILTYIQLSGEDYEWWWRSILCGGFTAIFMYGYGVIFYLRSDMTGFLQLSFYLGYTALLCYALFLVLGTISFLASWMFIRHIYRSVKLE
- the LOC104766519 gene encoding rho GTPase-activating protein 5, which gives rise to MDIGGPTNVRHVAHVTFDRFNGFLGLPSEFEPDVPRKAPSASATVFGVSTESMQLSYDSRGNCVPVILLLLQSRLYDQGGLQVEGIFRITGDNSEEEYVREQLNKGLIPDGIDVHCLAGLIKAWFRELPRGVLDPLPSEQVMQCESEEDFVKVVRLLPQNEASLLNWAINLMADVVQFEHVNKMNSRNLALVFAPNMSQMADPLTALMYAVQVMKLLKSLTEKTARERETSSSAVERRGNNEVEVSDKEEDSEEEEEDGVHINNEEEAPERIGVAADEHLFGSMKSEFQGSSTSDSKDHDGAVPPPIRTNPIGS
- the LOC104766528 gene encoding transmembrane 9 superfamily member 5-like isoform X2; the protein is MSSLYELKFGEDKTHVTLCRKRLKSSDISMFRDAIAQDYYFQMYYDDLPLWGFVGKSEGDYLGQKEKLTKYYIFNHLKFDVLYNADEVVEITSFSDPSYLVDISENTEIDVQFTYSVTWNLTSERSATRMNKYSQASLHPITQKIHLFSFLNSITVVVLLVGLLFLLFVRHLKNELRSCSIGDEEEKKEVGWKLVHSDVFRCPRNISLLCAFLGTGTQLLILIIALFALAFTGFLYPYSRGMLLTSLVIIYILTSIVAGYTAASFHNHFEGNKQKRRVRLAGTLFPVPFFIVVSVLNTVAITYGATAALPFGTIVIIILIYTFLNIPFLTLGGVLGNRFGLLEFQPPTAVKRNPREIPLQNWYRRKLYQVFLGGFVPFSAVVLEWHQLYASLWGFKIYTSPGMMFFTFVVLIFLSASVGIILTYIQLSGEDYEWWWRSILCGGFTAIFMYGYGVIFYLRSDMTGFLQLSFYLGYTALLCYALFLVLGTISFLASWMFIRHIYRSVKLE